In Chaetodon auriga isolate fChaAug3 chromosome 7, fChaAug3.hap1, whole genome shotgun sequence, a genomic segment contains:
- the LOC143323468 gene encoding uncharacterized protein LOC143323468, with translation MVAGRLSFSNSVIVLAPVVEYIMLVKLDLPLETELHLTDESGTEVDADVFEDLLQAGNLTVRVATEKSTVVLHHDLPPMSDNSSVSVSEDVAVSSDSSDATVIVRTNGGKRTHAERESMVRDALKDKPGGQIILDEYDKMKTLMDSTRRQLVNLLVANMVEIHGRSPSVSVRSKYALGIISLFPSLRDPYSDNGYEHYYDPQSGSGYLAWRIKTVQRNTAAQSRRSSTSTPYQDSPKRKREVLCTDKQLLGEQCHEAISFLKHSTDESAIKEKMRATFQYRQTLVQDQQCSSTVLDVFPRFLNITGLIDQDFTMMFGEEVSGRFLAKWPTFFKPRILTDCKKLTSNEHIQSLLSAQHDSGWDSDLSSILLLVHLLPPTSKGHKKSPKISACQAEDHVVQYLQMGASVEMFLAGVVPGQPFLLCVGQKKNNIQRYYVIIDHKAIPCKAQTSLAAFDELFKAHFIFSVNYHKSLFNFYTFIQTTVFNIDVGSAKESPRVKELRARFLHDA, from the exons CTAGATCTTCCACTTGAGACTGAGCTGCACTTGACAGATGAATCAGGGACAGAAGTCGATGCAGATGTGTTTGAGGACCTTTTGCAAGCAGGGAACCTTACTGTTAGGGTGGCAACTGAGAAGTCAACAG TTGTGCTTCATCATGATCTTCCACCCATGTCAGACAACTCATCTGTGTCCGTGTCAGAAGACGTGGCAGTATCCTCTGATTCATCAGATGCAACAGTGATTGTTCGGACAAATGGAGGGAAGAGAACCCATGCTGAACGGGAATCG ATGGTGAGAGATGCTCTAAAGGATAAACCGGGTGGACAGATTATTTTGGATGAAtatgataaaatgaaaacattgatGGATAGCACAAGGAGGCAGTTGGTAAACCTTCTTGTAGCCAACATGGTTGAAATTCATGG GAGGAgcccatctgtctctgtgcgAAGTAAATATGCTTTGGGCAtcatctctctgtttcccaGCCTCAGAGATCCATACTCAGACAATGGATAT GAACACTACTATGACCCACAGAGTGGATCTGGGTACTTGGCCTGGAGGATAAAAACGGTTCAGCGCAACACTGCAGCTCAGTCCCGGAGATCTTCCACCAGCACACCCTACCAGGATAGtccaaagagaaagagggaggttCTCTGCACGGATAAGCAGCTGCTTGGTGAGCAGTGTCATGAAGCAATATCctttttgaaacattcaactgacGAATCGGCAATCAAAGAGAAGATGAGGGCTACTTTCCAGTACCGCCAAACACTGGTTCAAGATCAGCAGTGCTCTTCGACAGTTTTAGATGTCTTCCCACGATTCCTCAACATCACTGGCTTG ATTGACCAAGATTTCACGATGATGTTTGGAGAGGAAGTGTCGGGCAGATTTTTGGCAAAATGGCCTACTTTTTTCAAACCTAGGATCCTGACAGACTGCAAAAAACTgacttctaatgaacacattcaAAGCCTCTTGTCTGCGCAGCACGACTCAG GCTGGGACAGTGACTTATCAAGCATTCTGCTGTTGGTTCACTTGCTGCCGCCCACGTCCAAAGGCCACAAGAAGAGTCCTAAAATCAGCGCATGTCAAGCTGAAGACCATGTCGTTCAATATTTGCAG ATGGGAGCCAGTGTCGAAATGTTCCTTGCTGGTGTGGTGCCGGGACAGCCCTTCCTCCTGTGTGTGGGtcaaaagaagaacaacatCCAAAGATACTACGTCATCATTGACCACAAGGCCATCCCTTGCAAGGCACAGACATCCTTGGCAGCTTTCGATGAGCTCTTCAAAGCACACTTCATCTTCAGTGTCAACTACCACAAATCCCTCTTCAACTTCTATACATTCATCCAAACCACAGTTTTTAACATTGACGTGGGAAGTGCCAAGGAAAGTCCCAGAGTCAAGGAGCTCAGAGCAAGATTTTTGCACGACGCTTGA